A single region of the Leptodactylus fuscus isolate aLepFus1 chromosome 5, aLepFus1.hap2, whole genome shotgun sequence genome encodes:
- the GNS gene encoding N-acetylglucosamine-6-sulfatase, whose product MPYRGSSPAWLCLLLYVGLLCSALVPVLGASRRPNVVLILTDDQDVSLGGMTPLQKTKALIADHGVTFTNAYVSSALCCPSRASILSGRYPHNHHVVNNTIDGNCSSTAWQKTQEPYTFPALLHSTGYQTFFAGKYLNQYGSEDAGGLSHVPPGWSYWFALEKNSKYYNYTLSENGHARNFGQNYSLDYLTDVLANISLDFLNYKSNYEPFFMMIATPAPHSPWTAAPQYEGSFQNLTAPRNSNFNVHGKDKHWLIRQAKTPMSNTSIQFLDHAFRKRWQTLLSVDDLVEKLLKQLQARGELDNTFIFFTSDNGYHTGQFSLPIDKRQLYEFDIKVPLLVRGPGVNPNQTSKALVANIDLGPTILDIAGFDLNKTQMDGMSYLPILKNSNGTWRTDLLVEYQGEGSNRTDPTCPALGPGVSQCFPDCVCEDAYNNTYACVRTISKDHDLQYCEFDDAEVFVEVYNLTADPNQLTNIAKTIDQEILEKMNHRLMVLQSCSGASCRSPGVFDPRYRFDPALMFRNQGDQGHMLSRKSLRQSSLL is encoded by the exons ATGCCTTACCGCGGCTCATCCCCTGCATGGCTCTGTCTgctgctctatgtggggctcctgTGCTCAGCCCTTGTGCCAGTGCTTGGGGCGTCCCGAAGACCCAATGTGGTGCTGATCCTGACAGATGACCAGGATGTGTCCCTCGGCGGCATG ACTCCATTACAGAAGACTAAAGCACTGATTGCTGATCATGGTGTGACCTTTACCAATGCA tatGTTAGTAGTGCCCTTTGCTGTCCAAGCAGAGCAAGTATTTTGTCCGGCCGATACCCCCATAACCATCATGTTGTCAACAACACAATAGATGGAAACTGCAGCAGTACAGCGTGGCAGAAGACGCAAGAGCCGTACACCTTCCCAGCTCTCCTCCATTCCACTGGTTACCAGACTTTTTTTGCTGGGAAGTACTTAAATCAG TATGGCTCGGAAGATGCAGGTGGACTCAGTCATGTACCTCCTGGATGGAGCTACTGGTTTGCTTTG gaaaaaaattcaaagtATTACAACTATACTCTCTCAGAAAATGGACATGCGCGGAATTTCGGGCAAAACTACAGTTTGGATTACCTGACAGATGTCCTG GCCAATATCTCCTTGGATTTTCTAAACTACAAATCAAATTATGAGCCTTTCTTTATGATGATTGCCACTCCAGCTCCGCACTCTCCATGGACAGCAGCTCCTCAATACGAAGGCTCCTTCCAGAATTTGACTGCACCCAGGAACAGCAATTTCAATGTGCATGGCAAG GATAAACATTGGCTAATACGACAAGCAAAGACCCCTATGTCTAACACTAGCATTCAGTTTCTAGACCATGCGTTTCGCAAGAG GTGGCAAACTCTGCTGTCTGTTGATGACCTGGTGGAAAAACTCCTAAAGCAACTTCAGGCACGCGGGGAATTGGATAACACTTTTATCTTCTTCACATCTGACAATGGATACCACACAG GGCAATTCTCCTTGCCAATTGATAAAAGACAGCTCTATGAGTTTGACATTAAAGTCCCATTACTTGTCCGGGGACCAGGGGTGAATCCTAACCAGACAAGCAAG GCTCTTGTTGCAAACATTGATCTTGGGCCAACCATCTTGGATATTGCTGGATTTGACCTCAATAAGACCCAAATGGATGGCATGTCATACTTGCCCATTTTG AAAAACAGTAATGGAACCTGGAGAACAGATCTTTTAGTGGAATATCAAGGAGAAGGTTCTAATCGTACTGATCCAACATGTCCTGCTCTTGGCCCTGGAGTGTCT CAATGTTTCCCAGACTGTGTGTGTGAAGATGCATATAACAACACTTATGCCTGTGTAAGGACGATTTCTAAAGATCATGACTTGCAATATTGTGAATTTGATGATGCAGAG GTCTTTGTTGAAGTCTATAATTTAACAGCAGATCCAAACCAATTGACAAACATTGCCAAGACCATAGACCAAGAGATCCTTGAAAAGATGAACCACCGGCTCATGGTCCTCCAGTCTTGTTCTGGGGCTTCCTGTCGAAGTCCAGGGGTCTTTGATCCGAG GTATCGGTTTGACCCAGCGTTGATGTTCAGGAATCAAGGTGACCAGggccatatgttgagcaggaagTCTTTGAGGCAGAGCTCCTTACTTTAG